The proteins below come from a single Deinococcus aerolatus genomic window:
- the glmU gene encoding bifunctional UDP-N-acetylglucosamine diphosphorylase/glucosamine-1-phosphate N-acetyltransferase GlmU — protein MTGNKRPLDVVILAAGQGTRMNSALPKVLHPVAGRPMVAWAVKAARELGARNVVVVTGHGAEQVEAALAGHGVVFARQEQRLGTGHAFICGIDALEDHAGADVLVLYGDTPMLRAGTLEAMLEDHRGRGSALTLLTGELPDATGYGRIIRDSQGDVVRIVEQKDATREEAQVGEFNSGVYLMDSRAAELAHRISNDNAAGEYYLTDLLGLYRAEGEAAHAFKLTDPDEVMGANDRAGLAELETILRRRINAAHMAAGVTLHDPDTTRIEDTVTLGRDVTLEPGVILRGQTRLASGVTVGAYSVVTDSVLEAGVVVKAHSVLEGAHVGAGSDVGPFARLRPGTVLGTGVHIGNFVETKNARLDAGVKAGHLAYLGDVQIGAETNVGAGTIVANYDGVNKHPSHIGAGVFIGSNSTIIAPRTVGDAAFIAAGSAVHDDVPEGAMAVARGKQRNLEGWSRRYWGGMRDRVQQKLPWLAGWLERQG, from the coding sequence ATGACTGGAAACAAACGTCCACTCGACGTGGTAATTCTTGCGGCGGGTCAGGGGACCCGCATGAACTCGGCGCTGCCCAAGGTGCTGCACCCGGTGGCGGGCCGCCCGATGGTGGCGTGGGCGGTGAAGGCGGCGCGCGAACTGGGCGCACGTAACGTGGTGGTGGTCACGGGGCACGGCGCCGAGCAGGTGGAGGCGGCCCTGGCGGGTCATGGGGTGGTCTTTGCCCGCCAGGAGCAGCGGCTGGGCACCGGCCACGCCTTTATTTGCGGCATCGACGCCCTGGAAGATCATGCGGGCGCCGACGTGCTGGTCCTGTACGGTGACACGCCAATGCTGCGCGCCGGGACGCTGGAGGCCATGCTCGAGGACCACCGCGGGCGGGGCAGCGCCCTGACCCTGCTGACCGGAGAATTGCCCGACGCCACCGGTTACGGGCGGATCATTCGCGACAGCCAAGGCGACGTGGTCCGCATTGTGGAGCAGAAGGACGCCACGCGTGAAGAGGCACAGGTGGGGGAATTCAACAGCGGCGTCTACCTGATGGACTCCCGTGCCGCCGAACTGGCCCACCGTATCAGCAACGACAACGCGGCGGGCGAGTACTACCTGACCGATCTGCTGGGTCTGTACCGCGCCGAGGGCGAGGCAGCCCACGCCTTCAAGCTCACGGACCCCGACGAGGTGATGGGGGCTAACGACCGCGCCGGGCTGGCGGAACTGGAAACGATCCTGCGCCGCCGCATCAATGCCGCGCACATGGCGGCCGGCGTCACGCTGCACGATCCCGACACCACCCGCATCGAGGACACCGTCACCCTGGGCCGCGACGTCACCCTGGAACCCGGCGTGATCCTGCGCGGCCAGACCCGACTGGCCAGCGGCGTGACCGTGGGGGCCTACAGCGTGGTCACCGACAGCGTGCTGGAGGCCGGGGTGGTGGTCAAGGCCCACAGCGTGCTGGAAGGCGCGCACGTCGGCGCGGGCAGCGACGTCGGCCCCTTTGCGCGGCTGCGGCCCGGCACCGTGCTGGGCACAGGCGTCCACATTGGTAACTTCGTGGAGACCAAAAACGCAAGGCTGGACGCTGGGGTCAAGGCCGGACACCTGGCCTACCTGGGTGACGTGCAGATCGGCGCGGAAACCAACGTCGGCGCGGGCACCATCGTCGCCAACTACGACGGCGTGAACAAGCACCCCAGCCACATCGGCGCGGGCGTCTTCATCGGTAGCAACAGCACCATCATCGCCCCGCGCACGGTGGGCGACGCCGCCTTCATTGCTGCCGGCAGCGCCGTCCACGACGACGTTCCCGAAGGCGCGATGGCGGTGGCCCGCGGCAAGCAGCGCAACCTGGAGGGCTGGTCCCGGCGCTACTGGGGCGGCATGCGGGACCGCGTACAGCAAAAGCTTCCGTGGCTGGCGGGCTGGCTGGAACGCCAGGGGTAA
- a CDS encoding TatD family hydrolase, with protein sequence MIDTHCHLDYLEDPASARGELGLSAMVCIGASPQHARNAVALAEQFPDVYATVGLHPTDTGEDSPEARRELEELAGHSRVVGLGESGLDDYWDDTKRAAQVSAFEWQLELARRVGKPLVIHTRDKAGQDSAHRGVMDVLGRWPDVPVILHCFSGHPDLLRFGLERGEHTFFGFAGNTTYKNAHEIHAAARTLPLERMLLETDAPFLAPVPKRGKPNRPGYVRHTLEFIAALREMPADTLERMTDANARRVYGLGAEGRIED encoded by the coding sequence ATGATCGACACCCACTGCCACCTCGATTACCTAGAAGACCCGGCCTCTGCACGGGGGGAACTGGGCCTGAGCGCGATGGTCTGCATCGGCGCCAGCCCCCAACACGCCCGCAACGCCGTGGCTCTGGCCGAACAGTTTCCCGACGTGTACGCCACCGTCGGCCTGCACCCCACCGACACCGGGGAGGACAGCCCGGAGGCCCGGCGCGAGCTGGAAGAACTGGCGGGCCATTCGCGCGTGGTGGGCCTCGGCGAGAGCGGACTTGACGATTACTGGGACGACACCAAGCGTGCTGCACAGGTCAGCGCCTTCGAGTGGCAACTGGAACTGGCGCGGCGCGTGGGCAAGCCGCTGGTGATCCACACCCGCGACAAGGCTGGGCAGGACAGCGCCCACCGGGGCGTGATGGACGTGCTGGGCAGGTGGCCGGACGTGCCGGTGATCCTGCACTGCTTCAGCGGTCACCCGGACCTTCTGCGCTTTGGCCTGGAGCGCGGCGAACATACCTTCTTTGGGTTTGCGGGCAACACCACGTACAAGAACGCGCACGAGATTCACGCCGCCGCCCGCACCCTGCCCCTGGAACGCATGCTGCTGGAAACCGACGCGCCCTTCCTGGCCCCGGTGCCTAAACGCGGCAAACCCAACCGCCCCGGTTACGTGCGTCACACGTTGGAGTTCATCGCCGCCCTGCGTGAGATGCCCGCCGATACGCTGGAGCGCATGACGGATGCGAACGCTCGGCGGGTGTATGGATTGGGGGCTGAAGGTAGAATTGAGGATTAA
- a CDS encoding LptA/OstA family protein, with product MKRIALMIGLLSLTALAQTAANPNRIVKIQGGARGNVRTGPLTYSGNPVKATVSTLKIESAQATLAAPSGVSLLEAEGKRTANFTGNVQVERGRLSAEGSALAYSEATGQGVLSGTPSATFVPEDKEDGDKVSISASQMSLDVDNNISTSTGSVRLTNGNQTGRADKLVFDEDKELAQMTGTPSLTRAARGNQKELTITGQEVRALTKTKTLYVSGGVKLVQGTQTTTGNAVYYDDRKNVAYVVGNAVSVDSKSKVTVRAPASGYLEQRTDLGRVRALNSAYKIPAEQFKLSGEK from the coding sequence ATGAAACGAATTGCCCTGATGATCGGCCTGCTGAGCCTGACCGCGCTGGCCCAGACTGCCGCCAACCCCAACCGCATCGTTAAAATTCAGGGTGGGGCACGCGGCAACGTCCGAACTGGCCCCCTGACCTACAGCGGCAACCCGGTCAAGGCCACGGTCAGCACCCTCAAGATCGAATCGGCACAGGCCACCCTGGCTGCCCCCAGCGGGGTCTCGCTGCTGGAGGCCGAGGGCAAGCGCACCGCCAATTTCACCGGGAATGTGCAGGTGGAGCGTGGCCGCCTGAGCGCCGAGGGCAGCGCCCTGGCCTACAGCGAGGCCACCGGACAGGGCGTGTTGAGCGGCACCCCCAGCGCCACCTTTGTGCCCGAGGACAAGGAGGACGGCGACAAGGTGAGCATCAGCGCCTCGCAGATGAGCCTGGACGTGGACAACAACATCTCCACCAGCACCGGCAGCGTCCGCCTGACCAACGGCAACCAGACTGGCCGGGCCGACAAGCTGGTGTTCGATGAGGACAAGGAACTGGCCCAGATGACCGGCACGCCCAGCCTGACCCGCGCCGCCAGGGGCAACCAGAAGGAGCTGACCATCACCGGGCAGGAGGTCCGCGCGCTGACCAAGACCAAGACGCTGTACGTGTCGGGCGGGGTCAAGCTGGTCCAGGGCACCCAGACCACCACCGGTAACGCGGTGTACTACGACGACCGCAAGAACGTGGCCTATGTGGTGGGCAACGCGGTCAGCGTAGACAGCAAGAGCAAGGTCACGGTGCGTGCCCCGGCCAGCGGCTATCTGGAACAGCGCACCGACCTGGGCCGCGTGCGCGCCCTGAACTCGGCGTACAAGATTCCGGCCGAACAGTTCAAGCTGAGCGGCGAGAAGTAA
- a CDS encoding lactate/malate family dehydrogenase has protein sequence MKVGVVGAGLVGATAAYALTLRGSCSALVLVDQDGDRARAEAQDIAHAAPISHGARVSSGDYPALEGSRVVIIAAGANQKPGEGRPELLDRNADIFRQVIPQVAAHAPGAVLLIATNPVDALTDLAVRLAPGHAVMGSGTVLDSARLRWLIAQHAGVDATNVHGYVLGEHGDSEVIAWSGVTVAGLPVADFMAARGLPWKPEIRAGIEAGTRDAAASIIGGKRATYYGIGAALARIAERILGDRRAVLTVSAPTPEYGVSLSLPRVVAAGGIEASVMPLLTGDEKAALERSAAVLRASVERLGLPD, from the coding sequence GTGAAGGTCGGGGTTGTCGGCGCGGGGCTGGTGGGGGCCACCGCCGCCTACGCCCTGACCCTGCGCGGCTCGTGCAGCGCGCTGGTGCTGGTGGATCAGGACGGGGACCGGGCGCGGGCCGAGGCCCAGGACATCGCCCACGCCGCGCCCATCAGCCACGGGGCGCGGGTGAGCAGCGGCGACTATCCGGCGCTGGAAGGCAGCCGGGTGGTCATCATCGCTGCCGGGGCCAACCAGAAGCCCGGCGAGGGCCGCCCGGAACTGCTGGACCGCAACGCTGACATCTTCCGGCAGGTGATTCCGCAGGTGGCTGCGCACGCCCCCGGCGCGGTGCTGCTGATCGCCACCAATCCGGTGGACGCGCTGACCGATCTGGCCGTCCGGCTGGCCCCCGGACATGCGGTGATGGGGTCCGGCACGGTGCTGGACAGCGCCCGCCTGCGCTGGCTGATCGCGCAGCACGCCGGGGTGGACGCCACCAACGTCCACGGCTACGTGCTAGGCGAGCACGGCGACAGCGAGGTCATCGCCTGGAGCGGCGTCACGGTGGCCGGGCTGCCGGTGGCCGACTTTATGGCGGCGCGTGGCCTGCCCTGGAAGCCCGAGATCCGCGCCGGGATCGAGGCAGGTACGCGCGACGCCGCCGCCAGCATCATCGGCGGCAAGCGGGCCACGTATTACGGCATTGGGGCGGCGCTGGCCCGCATCGCCGAGCGGATACTGGGAGATCGCCGCGCGGTGCTGACCGTTAGCGCCCCCACCCCCGAGTACGGCGTGAGCCTCAGTCTGCCGCGCGTGGTGGCGGCGGGCGGCATTGAGGCCAGCGTGATGCCGCTGCTGACCGGGGACGAAAAAGCCGCACTCGAACGGAGTGCGGCGGTGCTCAGGGCGTCGGTGGAACGGCTGGGCCTGCCGGACTGA
- the folE gene encoding GTP cyclohydrolase I FolE → MTTNVPAADLAADPFMQEELELPGLSALTGQWLAAVGEDPQREGLLKTPHRVAKAWNFLTDGYRMTLEEAAGNAVFEAEGSEMVIVKDIEFYSMCEHHMLPFYGRAHIAYIPENKILGLSKFARIVDLYSRRLQVQERITTQLADAVQELLDPKGVAVMMEGTHLCMAMRGVQKQNSSTTTSAMRGVFRDDPRTRGEFMSAVQTTLRAR, encoded by the coding sequence ATGACCACGAACGTCCCTGCCGCCGATCTCGCTGCCGATCCTTTTATGCAGGAGGAACTGGAATTGCCCGGTCTGAGCGCCCTGACGGGGCAGTGGCTGGCCGCCGTCGGCGAGGACCCGCAGCGCGAGGGGCTGCTCAAGACCCCGCACCGCGTCGCCAAGGCCTGGAATTTCCTGACCGACGGCTACCGCATGACGCTGGAGGAGGCCGCCGGAAACGCCGTCTTCGAGGCCGAGGGCAGCGAGATGGTGATTGTCAAGGACATCGAGTTCTACTCCATGTGCGAGCACCACATGCTGCCTTTTTACGGACGCGCGCACATCGCCTACATTCCCGAAAACAAGATTCTGGGCCTGAGCAAGTTTGCGCGAATTGTGGACCTGTATTCGCGCCGCCTGCAGGTTCAGGAGCGCATCACCACGCAACTCGCCGACGCCGTGCAGGAACTGCTGGACCCCAAAGGCGTGGCCGTCATGATGGAAGGCACGCACCTGTGTATGGCGATGCGCGGCGTGCAGAAGCAGAATTCATCCACCACAACCAGCGCCATGCGCGGCGTGTTCCGGGATGACCCCCGCACCCGCGGCGAGTTCATGAGTGCGGTGCAGACCACCTTGCGCGCCCGCTGA
- a CDS encoding DsbA family protein, which yields MRFPASVRPSSLLRFPLILLLGAALLYSSAAQAQLWQTPQVTAKQPILKGFAATGHVFRKGDTAFTLDVVAGRVVGVLVETTNTADLARGFGVAWGMSEKDLPELQKTLSSPDVLISALRGIVETTDQSGTSLLALRRDGLRWKAYLTLNVLPESTFPSSANVTGQASAPNVIHLMSDFQCPFCQDLWQGDLARWRKQPGQYRVVYHQFPLDFHKNAFAAAEASECAATQGQFWPYSDRLFERFNQWTRLNTTQATEKFALYAKEGGLDIAAFKTCMGQHTTQAEIKRQMAGQEATFVDGTPTVYLNGIKLLKRSAEEQKAVLAVTRATPSAGAVIEGRLKAFR from the coding sequence GTGCGTTTTCCAGCCTCGGTCCGTCCCAGTTCCCTCCTCCGCTTCCCGCTGATCCTGCTGCTGGGGGCTGCGCTGCTGTATTCCAGCGCCGCGCAGGCGCAGCTGTGGCAGACGCCGCAGGTCACGGCAAAACAACCGATTCTCAAGGGCTTTGCCGCCACGGGCCATGTGTTCAGGAAGGGCGACACCGCCTTCACGCTGGACGTGGTGGCCGGGCGGGTGGTGGGCGTGCTGGTGGAAACGACAAACACCGCCGACCTGGCACGGGGCTTCGGCGTGGCCTGGGGCATGAGCGAGAAGGACCTGCCGGAACTGCAGAAAACCCTGTCCTCGCCTGACGTCCTGATCTCGGCCCTCCGGGGAATTGTCGAGACGACGGACCAGTCCGGCACCAGTCTCCTTGCGCTGCGGCGGGACGGCCTGCGCTGGAAGGCGTACCTGACGCTCAATGTCCTGCCGGAAAGCACCTTTCCCAGCAGCGCCAATGTCACCGGACAGGCCAGCGCTCCCAACGTCATTCATCTGATGAGCGACTTTCAGTGTCCGTTCTGTCAGGACCTGTGGCAGGGCGATCTGGCCCGCTGGCGCAAGCAGCCGGGACAGTACCGCGTCGTGTACCACCAGTTTCCGCTGGATTTTCACAAGAACGCCTTCGCTGCCGCTGAGGCATCCGAGTGCGCGGCGACGCAGGGGCAGTTCTGGCCGTACTCGGACCGCCTGTTCGAGCGCTTCAACCAGTGGACGCGCCTGAACACCACCCAGGCCACCGAGAAATTTGCCCTTTATGCCAAGGAGGGCGGGCTGGACATCGCCGCCTTCAAGACCTGCATGGGCCAGCACACCACCCAGGCCGAGATCAAACGGCAGATGGCGGGCCAGGAAGCAACCTTCGTGGACGGCACGCCGACGGTGTACCTGAACGGCATCAAGCTGCTGAAGCGCAGCGCGGAGGAGCAGAAAGCGGTCCTGGCCGTCACCCGCGCTACGCCCAGTGCCGGAGCCGTGATTGAGGGGCGACTCAAGGCGTTCCGGTAA
- the thrS gene encoding threonine--tRNA ligase, translating to MHVSLPDGKQLELPQGATALDAAQAIGPRLAQDALAATANGVLTDLFTPLPEGAEISLITKKNPGQAQSVFRHSLGHVMSQAVGEFYAARGYPAEAIKRGVGPSIENGWYQDFDLPEPLREEDLPEIEKLMRDIIGRNLPFSRREVSRADGLAQFPGDPYKRELIEGLPENEPITLYQQGDYVDLCRGPHFPSTGRLPTAFKLTSTSGAYWRGNEKNPILQRVYGVAFASQKELDEYMERLEEAKRRDHRKLGRELELFTIDPLVGKGLPLWLPNGTVLREELAAFLKEQQFQRGYQGVITPNIGNLELYKTSGHYQNYSDSNFSPITVDDEQYMLKPMNCPHHVRIYDSKPRSYRDLPVRLAEFGTVYRYEQSGELNGLTRVRGFTQDDAHIFCRPDQLKKEFLDVLDLTVLVLRTFGMNDVRFRVGTRDPENDKYVGDAANWQLAEDQIIQAVEEVGLPYSIEPGDAAFYGPKLDFVVKDVLGREWQLGTIQVDYNLPERFDISYVGEDGQDHRPVMIHRAPFGSLERFVGILIEHYAGDFPLWLAPRQIAIVPIADRHNAYAEELRAELHRAGLRAEVDDSSNRMQAKVRNAELSKIPMILVVGDKEQEARQVSTRERWPDGHRERKGVSFDELKAELLERYTSRS from the coding sequence ATGCACGTTTCTCTTCCCGATGGAAAACAACTGGAATTACCGCAGGGCGCCACCGCCCTCGACGCCGCACAGGCCATTGGCCCCCGGCTGGCCCAGGACGCCCTGGCCGCCACCGCCAATGGCGTGCTGACTGACCTGTTCACGCCGCTGCCGGAGGGCGCGGAGATCAGCCTGATCACCAAGAAGAATCCGGGACAGGCCCAGAGCGTCTTCCGGCACTCGCTGGGACACGTCATGAGTCAGGCGGTGGGCGAGTTCTACGCCGCCAGGGGCTACCCGGCAGAGGCCATCAAGCGCGGCGTCGGCCCCAGCATCGAGAACGGCTGGTATCAGGACTTTGATCTGCCCGAACCGCTGCGCGAGGAAGACCTGCCCGAGATCGAGAAGCTGATGCGCGACATCATTGGCCGGAACCTGCCCTTCTCGCGCCGCGAGGTCAGCCGCGCCGACGGTCTGGCGCAGTTCCCCGGCGATCCCTACAAGAGGGAACTGATCGAGGGCCTGCCGGAGAACGAGCCGATCACTCTGTACCAGCAGGGCGACTACGTGGACCTGTGCCGGGGGCCGCACTTCCCAAGCACCGGCAGGCTGCCCACCGCCTTCAAGCTGACCAGCACCAGCGGCGCGTACTGGCGCGGCAACGAGAAGAACCCGATTCTCCAGCGGGTGTACGGGGTGGCCTTCGCCAGCCAGAAGGAGCTGGACGAGTACATGGAGCGGCTGGAGGAGGCCAAGCGCCGCGATCACCGCAAGCTGGGCCGCGAGCTGGAACTGTTCACCATCGATCCCCTGGTGGGCAAGGGCCTGCCGTTGTGGCTGCCCAACGGCACGGTGCTGCGCGAGGAACTGGCGGCCTTCCTCAAGGAGCAGCAGTTCCAGCGCGGCTACCAGGGCGTCATCACGCCGAACATCGGCAACCTGGAACTGTACAAGACCAGCGGGCACTACCAGAACTACAGCGACAGCAACTTCTCGCCCATTACGGTGGACGACGAGCAGTACATGCTCAAGCCGATGAACTGCCCGCACCACGTCCGCATCTACGACAGCAAGCCGCGCAGCTACCGCGATCTGCCGGTGCGGCTGGCCGAGTTCGGCACGGTATACCGCTACGAGCAGTCCGGCGAGCTGAACGGCCTGACGCGGGTGCGCGGCTTCACGCAGGACGACGCCCACATCTTCTGCCGCCCGGATCAGCTGAAAAAAGAGTTCCTGGACGTGCTGGACCTGACGGTGCTGGTGCTGCGGACCTTCGGCATGAACGACGTGCGCTTCCGCGTCGGCACCCGTGACCCGGAGAACGACAAGTACGTGGGCGACGCCGCGAACTGGCAGCTGGCCGAGGACCAGATTATTCAGGCTGTGGAGGAAGTGGGCCTGCCCTACAGCATTGAGCCGGGAGACGCCGCTTTCTACGGCCCCAAGCTGGACTTCGTGGTCAAGGACGTGCTGGGCCGCGAGTGGCAGCTGGGCACCATCCAGGTGGACTACAACCTGCCCGAACGCTTCGACATCTCCTACGTGGGCGAGGACGGCCAGGACCACCGCCCGGTGATGATCCACCGCGCCCCCTTCGGTAGCCTGGAACGCTTCGTGGGCATCCTGATCGAGCACTACGCCGGGGATTTTCCGCTGTGGCTGGCCCCACGCCAGATCGCCATCGTGCCCATCGCGGACCGCCACAACGCCTACGCCGAGGAACTGCGCGCCGAGCTGCACAGGGCTGGTCTGCGCGCCGAGGTGGACGATTCCAGCAACCGCATGCAGGCCAAGGTCCGCAACGCCGAACTGTCCAAGATTCCCATGATTCTGGTGGTGGGCGACAAGGAGCAGGAGGCCCGGCAGGTCAGCACCCGCGAGCGCTGGCCCGACGGCCACCGGGAGCGCAAGGGCGTGTCTTTTGACGAGTTGAAGGCCGAACTGCTGGAGCGCTACACCAGCCGCAGCTAG
- a CDS encoding LptA/OstA family protein has protein sequence MLRSGMVRGWVTLALALGAALPVWVLAQDAAPAPTPPAQTQPPPTLPAAPEQTTPPEPTDPDAEPEAAPGAETSSLELVRKSDTDGQERRIRIVKTGITDDTGIFALCGPQGDDPPETPTLAVFSETGPGGVRITIDKNVIRVPLAVVTQQQPEDGQEGSDGRVEASAGTARFLNPDEVPPDATDRLTRCEVQATPKPAPDTVFVTQGKTELKGQKLVYDETDGIARIDGPVTFQRANETDPLTGSSERIEVNVDAETTTLVGNVVLNSEGGRVSRAGRVEYDDAANLARLIGTPEQPAVSVKGGDTLRAGMILYDLDRNEVYAVKAEGGTITGEFVEEGDAPDTGSAAPATSPTTPPAPTGTPPQTPDPNTDPNASPLSPAGPAVPPTP, from the coding sequence ATGCTGCGTTCCGGAATGGTAAGGGGATGGGTCACGCTGGCCCTGGCACTGGGCGCGGCGCTGCCGGTGTGGGTGCTGGCCCAGGACGCGGCCCCGGCGCCCACACCGCCCGCCCAGACGCAGCCGCCGCCCACGCTGCCCGCCGCCCCGGAACAGACCACCCCACCTGAGCCCACGGACCCAGACGCCGAACCAGAAGCCGCGCCGGGCGCGGAAACCTCCAGCCTGGAACTGGTCCGCAAGAGCGACACGGACGGCCAGGAACGCCGGATTCGCATCGTTAAAACTGGCATCACTGATGACACAGGCATCTTCGCGCTTTGTGGTCCACAAGGTGACGATCCTCCAGAAACGCCCACACTGGCCGTGTTCAGCGAGACCGGGCCGGGCGGCGTGCGCATCACCATCGACAAGAACGTGATCCGGGTGCCGCTGGCGGTGGTGACGCAGCAGCAGCCTGAAGACGGCCAGGAGGGCAGCGACGGACGGGTGGAGGCCAGTGCCGGAACCGCCCGATTCTTGAATCCAGACGAGGTGCCGCCGGATGCCACGGACCGCCTGACCCGCTGTGAGGTTCAGGCCACCCCCAAACCGGCCCCCGACACGGTGTTTGTGACCCAGGGCAAGACCGAACTGAAGGGCCAGAAGCTGGTCTACGACGAGACGGACGGCATTGCCCGCATCGACGGCCCGGTGACTTTTCAGCGGGCCAACGAGACCGACCCGCTGACCGGCAGCAGCGAGCGCATCGAGGTCAACGTGGACGCGGAGACCACCACGCTGGTAGGCAACGTCGTCCTGAACAGCGAGGGCGGACGCGTCAGCCGGGCCGGGCGGGTGGAGTACGACGACGCGGCAAATCTGGCCCGCCTGATCGGCACGCCGGAGCAGCCGGCCGTGAGCGTCAAGGGCGGCGACACCCTGCGCGCCGGAATGATCCTGTATGACCTCGACCGGAACGAGGTCTACGCGGTCAAGGCCGAGGGCGGCACCATCACCGGGGAGTTTGTGGAGGAGGGAGACGCACCGGACACCGGTTCAGCTGCCCCGGCCACGTCCCCCACAACACCTCCCGCGCCGACCGGCACTCCCCCGCAGACGCCGGACCCGAACACGGACCCCAACGCCTCACCGCTCAGTCCGGCAGGCCCAGCCGTTCCACCGACGCCCTGA
- a CDS encoding asparaginase, with translation MQRSRKRLAVIHTGGTIASRPSPDGRGLTPQQAPSLTGLPDVEVHDVQPLNLPSPHITPAHMLELAGLITALAPDHDGVVVTHGTDTLEETAFALHLLLGTPTPVVLTGSMRHAAEVSWDGPANLLDAAGVALHPHSSGRGPLVVFGGDIFDARTVTKVHTTAVDAFGGYPGPIGRIDRTETAAHVRFFATPEQRQTYAPDSLKARVDILYAYAGWRGEGYAGARAEADGIVIAALGTGNLPAELLPLIAKTRQPVIIATRTHAGPVLPVYGYAGGGATLVQAGAIPASFLNAHKARILLLTLLGSGLGKEEIRRIFGEAGF, from the coding sequence ATGCAGCGTTCCCGGAAGCGTCTCGCGGTGATTCACACCGGCGGCACCATCGCCAGTCGTCCCAGCCCCGACGGGCGTGGCCTGACCCCCCAGCAGGCCCCCAGCCTGACGGGCCTGCCGGATGTGGAGGTCCACGACGTCCAGCCCCTCAATCTGCCCAGCCCGCACATCACGCCCGCCCACATGCTGGAGCTGGCCGGGCTGATCACGGCGCTCGCGCCGGACCATGACGGCGTCGTCGTGACCCACGGCACCGACACGCTGGAGGAAACGGCTTTTGCGCTGCACCTGCTGCTGGGCACCCCCACGCCCGTTGTCCTGACCGGCAGCATGCGCCACGCGGCTGAGGTGTCCTGGGACGGCCCGGCCAACCTGCTGGACGCCGCCGGGGTGGCGCTGCATCCCCACAGTTCCGGGCGCGGCCCGCTGGTGGTCTTCGGGGGCGACATCTTCGACGCGCGGACCGTGACCAAGGTGCACACCACCGCCGTCGATGCCTTCGGCGGCTACCCCGGTCCCATCGGACGGATTGACCGCACCGAGACGGCGGCCCACGTCCGCTTCTTCGCCACGCCGGAGCAGCGCCAGACCTACGCGCCGGATAGCCTGAAGGCCCGCGTGGACATCCTGTACGCCTACGCGGGCTGGCGCGGCGAGGGGTACGCCGGGGCGCGGGCAGAAGCAGACGGCATTGTGATCGCCGCCCTGGGCACCGGCAACCTGCCGGCCGAACTGCTGCCGCTGATCGCCAAGACCCGGCAGCCCGTGATCATCGCCACCCGCACCCACGCCGGCCCGGTGCTGCCGGTGTACGGCTACGCGGGCGGCGGCGCGACGCTGGTGCAGGCGGGGGCCATTCCCGCCAGTTTCCTCAACGCGCACAAGGCCCGCATCCTGCTGCTGACGCTGCTGGGATCGGGCCTGGGCAAGGAGGAGATCCGGCGGATCTTCGGCGAGGCGGGGTTTTAG
- a CDS encoding zinc ribbon domain-containing protein — protein sequence MTDLSPLRRLHRVQELDLGLDRLRDEEQNFPDDLRAARAEQERLNNELEDTEITLEGVDRRARQQEQDLSGTREQMARAAEEQEKNAFDARAQSQYGSRIQQLGERADEMEEDLVPLRERQRELNERAADLRAQHRALRPSLNGMEEKDEARIENLRAQGEADRQERAGLVRDLDARTVREYDMIRKAKKGLGVVEIRGGRCTGCNVVLPVNVQQKAALGKLPPVKCPSCGRFLVRLDLE from the coding sequence ATGACTGATCTTTCCCCCCTGCGCCGCCTGCACCGTGTCCAGGAACTTGACCTGGGCCTTGACCGTCTGCGCGACGAGGAACAGAATTTTCCCGATGACCTGCGGGCCGCCCGCGCCGAACAGGAACGCCTCAACAACGAGCTGGAAGACACTGAGATCACCCTGGAAGGCGTGGACCGGCGCGCGCGCCAGCAGGAACAGGACCTGAGCGGCACCCGCGAACAGATGGCCCGCGCCGCCGAGGAGCAGGAGAAGAACGCCTTCGACGCCCGCGCCCAGAGCCAGTACGGCAGCCGCATCCAGCAGCTTGGTGAACGCGCCGACGAGATGGAAGAGGATCTCGTGCCGCTGCGGGAGCGCCAGCGCGAGCTGAACGAACGCGCCGCCGACCTGCGCGCCCAGCACCGCGCCCTGCGTCCCAGCCTGAACGGCATGGAAGAAAAGGACGAGGCCCGCATCGAGAACCTGCGTGCCCAGGGCGAGGCGGACCGCCAGGAACGCGCCGGACTGGTCCGTGACCTGGACGCCCGCACCGTGCGCGAGTACGACATGATCCGCAAGGCCAAGAAGGGGCTGGGCGTGGTGGAGATCCGGGGCGGGCGCTGCACCGGCTGCAACGTGGTGTTGCCCGTCAACGTGCAGCAGAAGGCCGCGCTGGGCAAGCTGCCGCCCGTGAAATGCCCGTCATGCGGCCGCTTCCTGGTCCGGCTGGATCTGGAGTAG